From Domibacillus sp. DTU_2020_1001157_1_SI_ALB_TIR_016, a single genomic window includes:
- a CDS encoding four-helix bundle copper-binding protein, whose product MSVWSTSSMKVMMEQCMEACLKCARACEECTSICMQATDVQAKINYIQTLQDCAQVCWQAASFMARSSQFAQQYCELCAAICEACAEECAKFNDACCQECAQICRECAQACRNMTSS is encoded by the coding sequence ATGAGCGTATGGTCAACTTCTTCAATGAAAGTAATGATGGAGCAATGTATGGAGGCATGCTTAAAGTGTGCTAGAGCGTGCGAAGAATGTACAAGCATTTGCATGCAGGCAACAGATGTTCAAGCAAAAATCAACTATATCCAAACATTGCAGGACTGCGCTCAAGTTTGCTGGCAGGCAGCTTCTTTTATGGCGCGCAGCAGCCAGTTCGCTCAACAATACTGCGAGCTTTGCGCCGCTATTTGTGAAGCTTGTGCAGAAGAATGTGCAAAGTTCAACGATGCTTGCTGCCAGGAATGTGCTCAAATCTGCCGTGAATGCGCACAAGCCTGCAGAAACATGACTTCTTCTTAA